Proteins encoded together in one Psychrobacter sp. 28M-43 window:
- a CDS encoding response regulator, producing the protein MTTVLVIDDSPSEMAKFRDMLAKNNFQVLEATNGEQGCQMAAEHLPDVILMDVVMPEMNGFQATRKITRGKTTAHIPVIMISTKNQETDRVWGKRQGAKEYMNKPVDESGLVNMIRKVME; encoded by the coding sequence ATGACTACCGTTTTAGTCATTGACGACTCGCCATCAGAAATGGCGAAATTTCGCGATATGCTTGCTAAAAATAACTTCCAAGTGTTGGAAGCGACCAATGGTGAGCAGGGTTGCCAGATGGCAGCTGAACATTTACCAGATGTGATCTTGATGGATGTGGTAATGCCTGAAATGAATGGTTTTCAGGCCACGCGTAAGATTACCCGCGGTAAAACCACTGCTCATATCCCTGTCATCATGATTAGTACCAAAAATCAAGAGACAGATAGAGTTTGGGGCAAGCGTCAAGGCGCCAAAGAATATATGAACAAACCAGTTGATGAAAGTGGATTGGTCAATATGATTCGCAAAGTGATGGAGTAA
- a CDS encoding chemotaxis protein CheW, producing the protein MASRGFIELLRLADLARARKSGRRGGQEFDWQGVVFEIGGQRLVAPMGQVSEVLSMPEYTSLPLVKPWMLGIANIRGRLLPLTDLSHFLQVPSRLTQMSQRKVIVIDYDNNFSGLLVDQVLGIEQFTQEQYRPEAIDPESPFAPYNHGKFFKNDQDWYVFMPSLLAQDPQYSDAAI; encoded by the coding sequence GTGGCTTCTAGAGGATTTATCGAGCTTCTGCGTTTAGCAGATTTGGCACGCGCGCGCAAAAGCGGTCGTCGCGGTGGCCAAGAGTTTGATTGGCAAGGTGTGGTATTTGAAATTGGTGGGCAGCGCTTAGTTGCCCCTATGGGTCAGGTATCAGAGGTATTATCTATGCCAGAATATACTAGCCTACCTCTAGTAAAGCCATGGATGCTAGGTATTGCCAACATTCGTGGGCGACTATTACCTTTAACGGATTTGTCGCATTTTTTGCAAGTACCTAGTCGCTTGACACAAATGAGCCAACGGAAAGTTATCGTTATTGATTATGACAATAACTTTTCAGGACTGCTGGTTGATCAAGTACTTGGTATCGAACAGTTCACACAAGAACAGTATCGTCCAGAAGCCATAGATCCAGAGTCGCCATTTGCGCCTTATAACCATGGCAAGTTTTTCAAAAACGACCAAGACTGGTATGTATTTATGCCAAGTTTGCTCGCACAGGATCCTCAGTATTCAGATGCTGCGATATAG
- a CDS encoding response regulator transcription factor, producing the protein MSKQILLIEDDPDLAELISDYLTMNYYDVHHAGLGQEGLDLLDTKERDIDLVVLDLMLPDMDGMQVCQKIRGNKNNMTNKVPIIMLTAKGDTTDRVLGLEMGADDYIAKPFEPRELLARIRAVIRRHEQPNQADSQSDSLTFGRLSVFPDSHEVTIDDQPVRLTTHQFQLLHYFATHSGKVLNREQLWQAMPNDDSSDNIDRAIDVHISRLRALIEDNPRQPKRIITVRGVGYQFATDQV; encoded by the coding sequence ATGAGTAAGCAGATTTTATTGATTGAAGACGATCCAGATTTAGCTGAGCTGATCAGCGATTATTTGACCATGAACTATTATGACGTGCATCATGCTGGTCTTGGTCAAGAAGGTCTCGACTTATTAGACACCAAAGAGCGCGATATTGACTTGGTTGTATTGGATCTTATGCTACCTGATATGGACGGTATGCAAGTATGTCAAAAGATTCGTGGCAACAAGAACAACATGACCAATAAAGTGCCTATTATTATGCTAACCGCAAAAGGCGATACAACCGATCGCGTATTGGGGCTGGAGATGGGTGCTGACGATTATATCGCCAAGCCTTTTGAGCCACGTGAGCTTTTAGCTCGTATTCGTGCAGTTATTCGTCGTCATGAGCAACCAAATCAAGCCGATAGCCAATCAGACAGCTTAACCTTTGGTCGTTTGAGTGTGTTCCCTGATAGTCATGAAGTCACTATCGATGACCAACCAGTACGTCTAACCACGCATCAGTTTCAGTTGTTACACTACTTTGCCACTCATTCCGGCAAGGTGTTGAATCGTGAGCAACTCTGGCAAGCGATGCCAAATGATGACAGCTCAGACAATATTGACCGTGCAATTGATGTACATATCTCGCGTTTACGTGCTTTGATCGAAGACAATCCACGCCAGCCAAAGCGTATTATTACCGTACGCGGCGTCGGCTATCAATTTGCCACTGATCAGGTGTAA
- the pilG gene encoding twitching motility response regulator PilG, which produces MENNFEGLKVMVIDDSKTIRRTAETLLQKAGCEVVTAIDGFDALAKIVDNNPDIIFVDIMMPRLDGYQTCALIKNNPDYANKPVIMLSSKDGLFDKARGRIVGSDEYLTKPFSKDELFDAINQYR; this is translated from the coding sequence ATGGAAAATAATTTTGAAGGTTTAAAAGTAATGGTAATTGATGATTCAAAAACCATTCGCCGTACTGCAGAAACTTTATTACAAAAAGCGGGCTGTGAAGTAGTGACCGCTATCGATGGTTTTGATGCGTTAGCAAAGATTGTAGATAACAATCCAGATATTATTTTTGTCGACATTATGATGCCACGTCTAGATGGATATCAGACTTGTGCGCTGATAAAAAATAACCCTGATTATGCCAATAAACCGGTAATCATGTTGTCATCTAAAGATGGTCTATTTGATAAGGCACGTGGTCGTATTGTGGGTTCTGATGAGTATCTGACCAAACCATTTAGTAAAGATGAGCTTTTTGATGCCATTAATCAGTACCGTTAA
- a CDS encoding CheR family methyltransferase encodes MKVDSLDVQRWQKYIEQETGFVLPDIQLQWLANAIDCTAMSNGLSVQQLWYQLSKNNELRQQLLDKVLIHESRFFRHRPSIDFVTEYALQHRKADNIDSLFRIWSVGCASGQESWSLAMSLAAQRCQGYEILGTDISEEAIKSARLGQYDNRQQTLIPQSCQPFVQPLPSKSTLNRSKPSIPEAANSMQENWQVAPVLQPYVNFSIHNIIEKKPPTTHLQNVIICQNMLLYFRKFDQRDILARLSEQCALEGYIILAPGEALFWRPSNMRRIAHPQVNVWQKISA; translated from the coding sequence ATGAAAGTCGACAGTTTGGATGTGCAACGATGGCAGAAGTACATAGAGCAAGAGACTGGATTTGTGCTGCCAGACATACAGCTACAGTGGTTGGCCAATGCAATTGACTGTACAGCGATGTCGAACGGATTGAGCGTTCAACAATTATGGTATCAACTATCGAAAAATAATGAGTTGCGTCAGCAGTTGTTAGACAAAGTACTCATTCATGAGAGTCGGTTTTTTCGACATAGACCCTCTATTGACTTTGTCACAGAATATGCATTGCAGCATCGTAAAGCGGACAACATTGATAGTTTGTTTCGTATTTGGAGTGTTGGCTGCGCAAGTGGACAAGAATCTTGGTCATTGGCCATGAGCTTGGCCGCACAGCGATGTCAAGGCTATGAAATATTAGGGACAGACATCAGCGAAGAGGCTATTAAAAGCGCACGGTTGGGGCAATATGATAACAGGCAGCAAACTTTAATCCCGCAATCGTGTCAGCCGTTTGTTCAGCCGCTGCCATCTAAGAGTACATTAAATAGATCGAAGCCTAGCATACCAGAAGCGGCTAATAGTATGCAGGAAAATTGGCAGGTAGCGCCTGTATTGCAGCCATATGTCAATTTTTCTATACACAATATCATTGAAAAAAAACCACCCACTACGCATCTTCAGAATGTGATTATTTGCCAAAACATGCTGCTATATTTTCGTAAATTTGATCAGCGTGATATTTTGGCACGGTTATCAGAGCAGTGCGCGTTAGAGGGATATATTATATTGGCTCCAGGTGAGGCGTTGTTCTGGCGTCCTTCAAATATGCGCCGTATTGCGCACCCACAGGTTAATGTGTGGCAAAAAATTAGTGCCTAA
- a CDS encoding efflux RND transporter periplasmic adaptor subunit: MTASKYLRKSLYLFSMLFIAACQPSPINESAVTDTEEETADTPLIITSDSVTMTPEHILSIKPSRYQPSLGLQGNIEPIKQTTFVAVHPIRIEETLVSEGQWVEKGTPLLVFKRTGTASKAEDLKKPEQGNSESGDTNQNNQEDTQNSDANSAQAAPDADIAVVRKTDSKSDKTLEANSAIDTDSNISTNQGADVNTAKQDTQYNSITIHASFSGRVESLSANAGQQLGARTSLLQISDETKLHFMATLPIQAKPQLSVGQTVNFTAEGISDKFTGQVSKLVSTSQPKKLLVYVNVIDNEVSRDKLLPNMKVTGRVNYGQIDVGTIVPKRALHDVDLTELQTPPYMPLQPLTANVWIIGQDQRLTRQPIEVVEYDPTTQQYLIAGVSNDSLICLADLPVDSKGKKVIVS; the protein is encoded by the coding sequence ATGACAGCTTCTAAATACTTAAGAAAAAGCCTCTATTTATTCAGCATGCTATTTATCGCTGCTTGTCAGCCGTCACCTATAAACGAATCAGCCGTTACTGATACTGAAGAAGAGACCGCTGACACGCCACTTATCATCACAAGCGACAGTGTCACAATGACACCAGAACATATCTTGAGTATCAAACCTTCAAGATATCAGCCGAGTCTCGGATTACAAGGTAATATCGAACCTATCAAGCAGACCACATTTGTTGCGGTACATCCCATTCGTATAGAAGAGACACTGGTTAGTGAAGGTCAATGGGTAGAAAAAGGCACGCCATTGCTTGTCTTTAAACGTACGGGCACGGCTAGCAAAGCTGAAGATTTGAAAAAGCCTGAACAAGGTAATTCAGAATCAGGGGATACTAATCAGAACAATCAAGAAGATACGCAAAACTCTGATGCTAACTCTGCACAAGCTGCGCCAGACGCAGACATTGCTGTTGTAAGAAAAACTGATAGTAAGAGTGATAAAACGTTAGAAGCAAATTCTGCGATAGATACTGATAGTAATATCTCTACTAATCAGGGTGCAGACGTTAATACTGCTAAACAAGATACGCAGTATAATTCGATTACCATTCATGCCAGCTTTTCGGGTCGAGTAGAAAGCTTATCTGCTAATGCAGGACAACAGTTAGGGGCGCGCACGTCTCTACTACAGATCAGTGACGAGACCAAACTACACTTTATGGCTACCCTGCCTATACAAGCAAAACCACAGCTTTCCGTTGGTCAGACAGTTAATTTTACCGCCGAAGGTATCTCAGACAAGTTTACGGGACAGGTCAGCAAACTGGTATCGACCAGTCAGCCCAAAAAGCTCTTGGTCTATGTTAATGTCATCGACAACGAAGTAAGTCGTGATAAGTTACTGCCAAATATGAAAGTCACAGGGCGCGTCAATTATGGTCAAATAGATGTTGGCACTATCGTACCTAAGCGCGCTCTACATGACGTCGACCTAACAGAGTTGCAAACTCCTCCTTATATGCCGCTACAACCATTGACTGCAAATGTTTGGATTATCGGACAAGATCAGCGTTTAACGCGCCAACCTATTGAAGTAGTTGAATACGATCCTACTACGCAGCAGTATTTGATAGCAGGTGTGAGCAATGATAGCTTGATTTGTTTGGCGGACTTACCTGTTGATTCTAAAGGTAAAAAAGTCATTGTGTCATAA
- a CDS encoding Hpt domain-containing protein gives MKNQPNDIVTFQWLLPLFNQQLTQISDGWQLGESSIDHEQLITSYHQISGALIILKLPLLAGVASKLSQLAGLQSCDDFSIKERRIGQFSHRLLQREINQYARTGIYHIGLISRAIDELTQTLSQRNIETDIPINISDIQYEYTNDHANNENIINSIEAAVPTEQATASLTSEQCQQLLLVWRQQVQALLITNTNQSSALSTLEKASQYLRQTAQDSGLQRLWCLTELLLSDLAQNETPLPERYAPLLGQLDQVIESCAQSNEVPSTIVVRLTTAIYVELSYLAHSSKRTQSILDKVSQSTTTASRFLPQLLTQLDALIFKLDEPDSLVAPLQHIKEQLKNRGWTYYVSQVESILADLKQSLVSETSFAQEQWQIERKLQELYNAIYSTEQTISLKIGEATSFATVPEVISSNETELIGKHDSIPTDDGLRELRIAVEEIKQNFNDYIQHQDIGLLPASTDFTSIGQAFDDMELPEIRHTMDDIGSLFTQLTTRNITTPSWSLVQALAESLTSMELLLDYLAQQVFDQQLLTLANEHTARATQLLDTDIDSPETINETVLAQESAATNVVRYDDSGEISPVINLDDANIVEQDNASLSNSIESDALKQAREHVKPDNFETDEDVHDIFIEEVTEIITDLEDFLPIWAQDSQDLTPLTEVRRGFHTLKGSGRMVGAFSISEIAWSIENLLNRLLDKTLPVTDDVVNLVVDTTKILPALVADFSAQRPPSFDPAIAILQSSNLMNQQPVNTGLTLAELAPKEVMSDDAELEKSLLEINDVDNDSNKDSTELVTDSNNNEANTNEYLSTLDIPESLAPFIRETNQLPADANDADPDIKEIFIEEANEVLVEIVPLYESWRKNSTDLEGLKDIRRGFHTLKGSGRMVGANYTAELAWSIENMLNRILDNSVAISADICQLITDVLAAYPKMLIAFEQGTQNYPAVVPVWIACADAYSKQQGNGFSYSALFAQSVSSSIDKIEETMPLSDTAETGNAYDDNSNEAIDSTLQTFHSVNEKMAEAAVVLTPQTEEEQAFCKIFIDEAEELLDCIEQFVKDNTEQHHIEITDEIVRAFHTLRGASGSSALVAISEVSATIEHSLESLQQQDIGMNSQHLEALAQSATLINGYLNNYKQNIEPHNVSTEDDGSQSQHDIASLQAMLGEQYVANDTTITTNKKPTIEELLDSNIDTLLDAEWELDDALNHTEIEQIQDYIEQQVFQIASLKEKAQAFPKFVTILDELGNAYRYLSNHIDIAQNQDIQAILHAGHAQLIGLFDALAGSTSLKIDKQVIDDLQSIYQEKDENEDVGFTVRVVPATELQFETIDTDIELLEIFLEEAQELDTALDESFNKWRADITNTNALKVLQRHLHTIKGGARMAGIRSIGDLTHEAESVYESFVENRRAPTAQWLEIMQMVQDTMSLQVMHIVSHKKSFFTPELIEQLRQLEKAKMLPEAVDLVIPVPKNHFAPTERSIAANVVDSDNEALSTLSLDSMIKQSWANGLPDPDILAVFLEEAEELTNRNKYLHLFLKDTSNTTALQALQRDLHTIKGGARMVTASGIADLAHEMESVYTDFVSNRRPATKKVLELLVASHDWLADAVFILQQHVNPPTPTLLIEALEQFGRNPDSLKTIPKESIQAQREAILIAKENQDSQYLAKDISEMPSMLRDTHEEDQSASSNEMIRISGGLIEHMINLSGESAINRARIDMGISSLTNSIEEMGTTVQRLADQLRRMEIELEAQILSQIDEELIDNEDFDPLEMDQYSSLNQLSKSLTESASDLVDINHTLLEKTRDSESLLLQLSRTQTELQDGLMNSRMVPFTRLTPRLERIVRQTANELNKSVELTIINADDEMDRTILERITSPLEHMLRNAVDHGIETTSTRLKSGKERSGRITLEVRREGSEIVIQLTDDGRGIDVEAVRSKAISQGLIDADDNSLSDLDIMQYVFNAGLSTSKQVTQISGRGVGMDVVISEIRQLGGAVSVVSELGKGSSFTMRLPLTVAVSDALVVRAADRYYAIPLVQIERVVRVNPEKLYDYYQSNDATLNFEDTEYRVRYLNEILSGNKLNELVVNTNTSLPLIIIKNRTGQNIALQVDQIAGSRIEVVVKPLGQQLSNIPGVSAATIMGDGSVMLILDLIALMRNAQLVKNITKAADAKRGRIESKSTILVVDDSVTVRKVTSRFLERQGFNVAVAKDGIDAIEILQDMTPDMILLDIEMPRMDGFEVATQVRHNNRLKQIPIIMITSRTGEKHRERALEIGVNDYMGKPFQEKELLDKMQKLLGEGVSLTNEG, from the coding sequence ATGAAAAACCAGCCCAATGACATCGTGACGTTTCAGTGGTTGCTACCATTATTCAATCAGCAGTTAACACAGATATCTGACGGTTGGCAATTAGGTGAATCTAGCATCGACCATGAACAGCTGATAACAAGTTATCATCAGATTAGCGGTGCGCTCATCATACTTAAACTTCCCTTATTAGCGGGTGTTGCTAGTAAGTTGAGTCAACTCGCAGGATTACAAAGTTGTGACGATTTTTCTATTAAAGAGCGCCGTATAGGTCAGTTCTCTCATCGATTATTACAACGAGAGATTAATCAGTATGCGCGTACAGGAATCTATCATATAGGTCTAATAAGTAGAGCAATTGATGAGCTGACCCAAACCTTGTCTCAACGAAATATAGAAACTGACATTCCTATAAACATTAGCGATATTCAGTATGAATACACGAATGATCATGCGAATAACGAAAATATTATCAATAGTATTGAAGCCGCCGTGCCGACAGAACAAGCTACTGCTAGCTTGACAAGTGAACAGTGTCAGCAGTTGCTACTCGTATGGCGTCAGCAAGTACAAGCATTACTAATCACTAATACAAATCAGTCATCAGCACTCAGTACCTTAGAAAAAGCTAGCCAGTATCTTAGGCAGACAGCACAAGATAGTGGTTTACAAAGACTATGGTGTTTGACTGAGTTATTGCTAAGTGATCTGGCCCAAAACGAGACGCCACTTCCTGAGCGTTATGCACCATTATTAGGTCAGCTTGATCAAGTTATAGAATCTTGTGCCCAGTCAAATGAAGTACCTTCAACTATAGTTGTAAGATTGACCACCGCAATCTATGTCGAATTGAGTTATCTAGCGCACAGTAGCAAACGTACCCAGTCTATTTTGGATAAAGTATCTCAAAGCACCACGACAGCGTCTCGTTTTTTACCGCAATTATTAACTCAGCTTGATGCGCTTATTTTCAAACTGGATGAGCCAGATAGCTTGGTAGCTCCTTTACAACATATCAAAGAACAGCTCAAAAACCGAGGCTGGACTTACTATGTGTCTCAGGTGGAATCAATCCTTGCAGATTTAAAACAGTCTCTCGTATCAGAAACAAGTTTTGCGCAAGAGCAGTGGCAAATTGAACGCAAGCTGCAAGAGTTATATAACGCTATTTATAGTACTGAGCAAACTATTTCACTTAAGATTGGTGAGGCGACCTCTTTCGCTACTGTGCCTGAAGTGATAAGCAGCAATGAGACAGAATTAATAGGTAAACATGACTCTATTCCTACCGATGATGGTCTACGTGAGCTTCGAATTGCAGTAGAAGAGATAAAGCAAAATTTCAACGATTATATACAACATCAAGATATTGGGTTATTACCAGCGTCTACTGATTTTACCAGTATTGGTCAAGCTTTTGACGATATGGAATTGCCAGAAATTCGTCATACTATGGATGATATCGGTAGTTTATTTACACAGTTAACTACTCGTAATATTACTACCCCGAGCTGGAGTTTGGTGCAGGCGTTGGCTGAGAGCTTAACGTCTATGGAGCTATTACTTGATTATCTTGCGCAGCAGGTTTTCGATCAGCAGTTGCTTACTTTAGCAAACGAACATACAGCCAGAGCAACACAGCTTCTTGATACTGACATCGATTCACCAGAAACGATTAACGAGACTGTATTAGCTCAAGAATCAGCTGCGACGAATGTTGTACGTTACGATGATAGTGGTGAGATCAGCCCTGTTATCAATTTAGACGATGCAAATATAGTTGAACAAGATAATGCGAGTCTGTCCAACAGTATTGAAAGTGATGCACTAAAGCAGGCTCGTGAACACGTAAAGCCTGATAACTTTGAAACAGATGAAGATGTCCATGATATCTTTATTGAAGAAGTGACTGAAATCATCACTGATCTTGAAGATTTTCTTCCTATCTGGGCGCAAGATTCACAAGACCTAACACCATTGACTGAAGTGCGTAGAGGTTTTCACACTCTAAAAGGCTCAGGTCGTATGGTTGGTGCCTTTAGTATCAGCGAGATAGCATGGTCAATCGAAAACCTACTCAATCGTTTATTAGATAAAACATTGCCAGTAACAGATGATGTGGTAAATCTAGTGGTTGATACCACAAAAATTCTACCAGCATTGGTAGCAGATTTTTCAGCGCAGCGACCACCAAGTTTTGATCCTGCGATTGCTATCTTACAAAGTAGCAATCTTATGAATCAGCAGCCGGTCAACACTGGACTGACGCTAGCTGAACTTGCTCCTAAAGAGGTTATGTCAGATGATGCAGAATTAGAAAAATCGCTACTAGAAATTAATGATGTTGATAACGATTCTAATAAAGATAGTACTGAGTTGGTTACTGACTCGAATAACAACGAAGCAAATACCAACGAATATCTATCTACATTGGATATTCCAGAGAGCCTTGCACCTTTTATTAGAGAGACTAATCAACTACCAGCTGATGCCAATGATGCAGATCCTGATATCAAAGAGATATTTATAGAAGAGGCCAATGAAGTATTGGTAGAAATTGTGCCGTTGTATGAAAGTTGGCGGAAAAATTCGACCGATCTAGAGGGCTTGAAAGATATTCGCCGTGGTTTCCATACCTTGAAAGGTTCAGGCCGCATGGTAGGCGCTAACTATACAGCGGAATTAGCATGGTCTATAGAAAACATGCTTAACCGTATTCTAGATAACAGTGTCGCTATCTCAGCTGATATATGTCAGTTAATTACAGATGTACTGGCAGCTTACCCCAAGATGCTCATAGCATTTGAACAGGGTACTCAAAACTATCCAGCTGTAGTTCCAGTATGGATTGCGTGTGCTGATGCGTATAGCAAACAGCAAGGTAATGGGTTTAGTTATTCTGCGTTGTTTGCACAGTCAGTAAGTAGTTCTATAGATAAGATTGAAGAAACAATGCCACTGTCTGATACAGCTGAGACTGGCAATGCTTATGATGATAATAGTAATGAAGCTATAGACTCTACCTTACAGACATTTCATTCGGTCAATGAAAAAATGGCCGAGGCAGCGGTTGTCCTTACCCCTCAAACTGAGGAAGAACAAGCATTTTGTAAGATATTTATTGATGAAGCGGAAGAGCTGCTTGATTGTATTGAACAGTTTGTCAAAGACAATACAGAACAGCATCATATAGAAATTACAGATGAAATCGTACGCGCATTTCATACTTTGCGCGGCGCTTCGGGTTCTAGTGCTTTGGTCGCTATCAGTGAAGTCAGTGCGACCATCGAGCATAGCTTGGAGTCATTACAACAACAAGATATAGGTATGAATTCTCAGCACTTAGAAGCATTAGCCCAGTCGGCCACATTAATAAATGGTTATCTAAATAATTATAAGCAAAATATAGAACCGCACAATGTATCAACAGAGGACGATGGTTCGCAGAGTCAGCATGACATAGCATCATTGCAGGCCATGCTTGGTGAGCAATATGTGGCTAATGACACTACCATTACAACGAATAAAAAACCGACGATAGAAGAGTTATTAGACAGTAACATTGATACGTTGCTCGATGCTGAGTGGGAATTAGATGATGCGTTGAATCATACTGAGATAGAGCAGATTCAAGACTATATAGAGCAGCAAGTCTTTCAAATAGCTTCTCTCAAGGAAAAAGCGCAAGCATTTCCAAAATTCGTCACAATTTTAGATGAGCTGGGTAATGCGTATCGTTATTTAAGTAATCATATCGATATAGCTCAAAATCAAGACATTCAAGCGATATTGCATGCAGGTCATGCTCAGCTAATTGGCTTATTTGATGCCTTAGCTGGAAGTACTTCCTTAAAAATAGATAAACAAGTCATTGATGATCTACAGAGTATTTATCAAGAAAAGGATGAAAACGAGGACGTTGGCTTCACCGTTAGAGTTGTTCCAGCAACTGAGCTACAGTTTGAGACTATTGATACTGATATCGAGCTATTAGAAATATTTTTAGAAGAAGCACAAGAGCTTGATACTGCACTAGATGAAAGTTTCAATAAATGGCGTGCCGATATCACAAATACCAATGCGCTGAAAGTTCTACAGCGTCATTTGCACACGATCAAAGGTGGTGCACGGATGGCTGGTATCCGTAGTATTGGTGATTTGACTCACGAAGCAGAAAGTGTCTATGAGTCGTTTGTAGAAAACCGAAGAGCGCCAACCGCGCAGTGGCTTGAAATCATGCAAATGGTGCAAGACACGATGTCACTACAAGTGATGCATATTGTGAGTCATAAGAAATCTTTCTTTACTCCAGAGTTAATTGAACAGTTGCGTCAGCTTGAAAAAGCAAAAATGTTACCAGAGGCAGTCGATCTAGTCATACCAGTACCGAAAAATCATTTTGCACCTACAGAGCGTAGCATTGCTGCCAATGTTGTTGACAGTGATAACGAGGCATTGAGTACCCTAAGTCTGGATAGCATGATTAAGCAATCATGGGCTAACGGACTCCCTGATCCTGATATATTGGCAGTATTTTTAGAAGAGGCAGAAGAGCTTACCAATCGTAATAAGTATCTGCACTTGTTCTTAAAAGACACAAGTAATACCACAGCGTTACAAGCACTCCAACGTGACTTGCATACTATAAAGGGTGGCGCACGAATGGTCACTGCCTCTGGTATTGCTGACTTGGCTCATGAAATGGAGTCAGTTTATACAGACTTTGTCAGTAATCGACGTCCAGCCACCAAAAAAGTATTAGAATTACTGGTTGCGAGTCATGACTGGCTAGCTGATGCAGTATTTATTCTTCAACAACATGTTAACCCACCAACGCCTACGTTGTTGATTGAAGCGTTGGAGCAATTTGGTAGAAACCCTGATAGCCTAAAAACGATACCTAAAGAGTCTATACAAGCCCAGCGTGAAGCAATCTTGATTGCCAAAGAAAACCAAGATTCACAGTATCTTGCAAAAGACATCAGTGAAATGCCGTCTATGCTTAGAGATACTCACGAGGAAGATCAGAGCGCTAGTAGCAATGAGATGATTCGTATCTCAGGTGGTTTGATTGAGCACATGATTAATCTATCTGGTGAGTCAGCGATTAACCGTGCTCGTATCGATATGGGTATCAGTAGTTTAACAAACAGTATTGAAGAGATGGGTACGACAGTACAACGTTTGGCAGATCAGCTACGTCGTATGGAGATCGAGCTAGAAGCACAGATTTTGTCTCAGATAGATGAGGAGCTTATCGATAATGAAGACTTTGACCCTCTAGAAATGGATCAATACTCATCTTTGAATCAGCTGTCTAAATCTTTAACAGAGTCAGCCTCGGATTTGGTTGATATTAACCATACATTATTAGAAAAGACACGTGATAGCGAAAGCCTGCTACTACAGCTATCTCGTACCCAGACGGAACTGCAAGACGGTTTGATGAATTCACGTATGGTGCCATTTACGCGCTTGACGCCACGTCTGGAACGTATCGTACGTCAAACAGCTAATGAGCTTAATAAGTCTGTTGAACTGACCATCATTAATGCTGATGACGAGATGGATAGAACCATCCTAGAGCGCATTACGTCACCGCTTGAGCATATGCTACGTAATGCTGTCGACCATGGTATTGAAACCACGTCAACTCGTCTGAAGTCAGGCAAAGAGCGTAGCGGTCGTATTACGCTTGAGGTCCGTCGTGAAGGTAGTGAAATTGTCATTCAATTAACAGATGATGGGCGAGGTATTGATGTTGAAGCAGTACGTAGTAAAGCCATCTCTCAGGGTCTAATTGATGCGGACGATAATAGTTTGTCAGACCTTGATATTATGCAATACGTCTTCAACGCTGGATTGAGTACGAGTAAGCAAGTAACTCAGATTTCTGGACGCGGCGTTGGTATGGACGTTGTTATTAGTGAGATTCGCCAACTAGGTGGAGCGGTATCCGTCGTTTCAGAGTTGGGTAAAGGCTCAAGCTTCACAATGCGCCTACCATTGACAGTAGCCGTGTCTGACGCGTTGGTTGTTCGTGCGGCAGATCGCTACTATGCGATTCCATTGGTACAGATTGAGCGCGTGGTTCGAGTGAACCCAGAAAAGCTCTATGACTATTATCAATCAAATGATGCCACATTGAATTTTGAAGACACTGAGTATCGAGTACGTTATCTAAATGAAATTTTATCAGGCAATAAGTTAAATGAGTTGGTCGTAAATACCAATACTAGCTTACCGCTTATCATTATTAAAAACCGTACCGGACAGAATATTGCTTTGCAAGTGGATCAGATTGCAGGTTCGCGCATAGAAGTTGTTGTCAAACCTTTAGGCCAACAGTTATCAAATATTCCAGGGGTTTCAGCTGCTACTATCATGGGTGATGGCTCGGTCATGCTCATCTTAGATCTTATTGCTCTTATGCGTAATGCGCAATTGGTCAAGAATATTACGAAAGCTGCTGATGCTAAAAGAGGACGTATAGAGTCTAAATCTACTATTCTAGTCGTCGATGATTCAGTGACGGTACGTAAAGTAACCTCACGTTTCTTAGAGCGTCAAGGGTTCAATGTGGCAGTCGCTAAAGATGGTATTGACGCAATTGAAATATTGCAAGATATGACACCAGACATGATATTGCTTGATATCGAAATGCCTCGTATGGACGGCTTCGAGGTCGCCACTCAAGTCAGACATAACAATCGTTTAAAGCAAATTCCAATTATTATGATAACATCACGTACTGGCGAAAAGCATCGTGAGCGTGCCTTAGAGATTGGTGTGAATGACTATATGGGTAAACCATTCCAAGAAAA